In the Sandaracinus amylolyticus genome, AGGGCGGCGAGGAGGGCGGCGTGCTCGAGACGAGCGCGAGCCCGGCGGTGCGCGAGCTCGCGCGCAAGGCGCGGCAGGTCGCGGCGACGACGACGCCGGTGCTGATCCTCGGCGAGACCGGCACCGGCAAGGAGCGGCTCGCGCACGCGATCCATCGATGGAGCGCGCGGCGCGATCGGCCCTTCGTCGTGGTGAACTGCGCGGCGATCCCCGAGGGCCTGCTGGAGAGCGAGCTCTTCGGGCACGACCGCGGCGCGTTCACCGGCGCGACGCGGGAGCGCAGCGGACGCTTCCGCACGGCGAACGGCGGGACGCTGTTCCTCGACGAGATCGGCGAGCTGCCGCTCGAGCTGCAGGCGAAGCTGCTGCGCGTGCTGCAGACCGGCGAGCTGCAGTCGGTGGGCAGCGATCGGACGATCAAGGTCGACGTGCGCATCGTCGCGGCGACGCACGTGGACCTCGCGCGCGCGGTGGAGGAAGGACGCTTCCGCGAGGACCTCTACTACCGGCTCGACGTGTTCCCGCTGCGTCTTCCCGCGCTGCGCGAGCGGCTCGAGGATCTGCCCGCGCTGTGCGAGCACCTGCTCGCAGACCAGCGCGCGCGCACGGGACGTCGCGGCGTGCACGCGACGCGCGAGGCCATCGAGGCGCTCGCGCGACATCGCTGGCCGGGCAACATCCGCGAGCTCGCGAACGTGCTCGAGCGCGCGGCGATCCTCAGCGCGAGCGGGGCGCTCGGTCCGGTCGATCTCGGGATGAGCGAGCGCGCGCCGGTGAGCACGAAGAAGGCGCGCGGCGGCGACGGAGAGCTGGTGTCGCTCGCGGAGAACGAGCGACGGCACATCGCGGCGGTGCTGCGCGCGACCGAGGGGCGCATCTACGGCGAGCGTGGCGCGGCGAAGATCCTCGGCGTGCCTCCGAGCACGCTGCAGTCGCGCATGAAGAAGCTCGGACTGGACCCGGCGGGCGCGCGGTAGCTGCTACAACGGCGCGGATGAGCTTCGGAAAGAACCCTCACGTCGCGAAGGCAGAGGCGGCCGTGCAGAAGGCGGAGGCCGCGCGGGACGGCGATGCGCGCAAGCGCGCGTACCTCGAGGCCGCGCATCTCTGGGAGCGCGCCGCGGAGCGCGAGAAACCGGGCAAGAAGCGCGACGAGTACCTCGCGAACGCGGAGCGCGATCGCGGTCTCGCAGAAGGCGACGAGCGCGACGAGGCCGAGATCGAGACGGCGAAGGTGATCCCGTTCCGACCGCGAAAGAGCGAGTAGCGCGCGATCAGCCGCGCGCGCTACACGGCACCGGAAGGAGCCAGATCGCGCGGCCGTTCGCGCCCTCGAGCGCGCGCTCGAAGGGGCATCGGGCGTGCGCGAACGGGCACGCGAAGTCCGCGGGGATCACGCCGGTGCGCGCGACCTCGCGGGCCGTCGCGTGGGCCCGACAGATGTGGAAGGTCCGGTGCACGAGGAAGAAATCCACGTCCTCGTGCGAGTTGATGTACTCGGTGAGATCGCGGGTCCACATCGCGTTCTCGCGGTGCGTCTCGGGATCGACGAAGTACGCGCGCAGCTGGATCGGCAGCTCGTGCCACTCGGTCCTGCCGCGCTCGTCGACGGTCGCGTAGTACGCGGTGTCGTCGGAGCGCGCGTCCCAGAGACGCGCGAACTCGTCGCGCGCGTCGTCGTCGAGCTCGGCCCACCAGGCCTCGACGGTCTCGCGCTGCGGCGCGCTGAGCGTCGCGGTGACTCCCTCGGGCAGCGATCGCGTGCGCACGGCGCGATGGTAGCTCAACGCGACGTGGGCACGACCAGCGCGACCTGGTCAGCCGGTGCGTGGCGGAGCAGCACGTCGGCGATCGCCTCGCGCGGGAGCGCGAGCGCGAGCAGGTGATCGCGCACCTCGGAGAGCAGCATCGCGCGCCCGAGCAGCGACGCGACCATCCGATCGACGCTCCATCCGTGCGCACCGAGGAGGCTCAGCGCGGCACTGGATCGCACGCCGTTCTCGAGCAGCGCGCGCAGCACGTCGTCGTCGCCGTAGCCCGCCTCGTGCAGCGTGCGCG is a window encoding:
- a CDS encoding sigma 54-interacting transcriptional regulator, which codes for MPDSTLDLTRDLADLATLATSDEADLDDMLRRGLDWLAKLAPYDLACVFQLEGDQLVVRAMRGPLARAEVRSHRLDLDAFPTIREALETRRARAYTEDDHAHGDGDPFDGVIDLPAGHACMVVPLAAGERAFGVLSLDRRECVTYPQAVVDLVEIYGRILALAIRSAEQSASLARLGAQSREHARLLEERIEGGEEGGVLETSASPAVRELARKARQVAATTTPVLILGETGTGKERLAHAIHRWSARRDRPFVVVNCAAIPEGLLESELFGHDRGAFTGATRERSGRFRTANGGTLFLDEIGELPLELQAKLLRVLQTGELQSVGSDRTIKVDVRIVAATHVDLARAVEEGRFREDLYYRLDVFPLRLPALRERLEDLPALCEHLLADQRARTGRRGVHATREAIEALARHRWPGNIRELANVLERAAILSASGALGPVDLGMSERAPVSTKKARGGDGELVSLAENERRHIAAVLRATEGRIYGERGAAKILGVPPSTLQSRMKKLGLDPAGAR